The Tardibacter chloracetimidivorans region TTGCCCTTCACCGGCTGCACGGCTCGCTTTCGCCGCAAGAGCAGCGGGCCGCCGTCCGTGCCGGCTCCACTCGCAAGCTGGTGCTCGCCACTGCGATCGCGGAGACCAGCCTCACGATCGACGGTGTTCGGGTGGTGGTCGATTCAGGCCTTGCGCGCCGCCCGCGCTATGACCGTGGCAGCGGCCTCACGCGACTGGTGACCGAGCGCGTCAGCCGGGCCGCCGCCAATCAGCGGGCGGGACGCGCCGGAAGGCAAGCGCCGGGCATCGCCTATCGCCTTTGGGACGAGCAGCAGACGGCAAGCCTTCCGCCCTTCGATCCGCCGGAAATCCTTGAGGCGGACCTGAGCGGGCTGGTGCTGGACCTTGCGCTCTGGGGCGTGAACGATCCGGCGAGCCTGCGCTGGCTCGATCCGCCGCCCGCCGCCGCCGTGGCCGAAGCGCGGGACCGGCTGGCGCGGCTGGACGCGCTTGATGCGGACGGCCGCCCGACAGCGCACGGACGCGAGATCGCGCGACTGCCGCTGCCGCCGCGCCTTGGCCATATGCTGATCGCCGCCCGCGACCATGATGCGGTCGCCACCGCCGCCCGCGTCGCCGTGCTGCTCGGTGAGCGGGGGCTGGGCGGCAAGCATGCCGATCTTTCCACCCGCCTGCGCCGCTGGGCGGAGTCGCGCGATCCCCGCGCCGCATCGGCGGCAAGGCTTGCCTCGCGGTGGCAAGGTCTGGTGGAGCCCGAGGGCGGGAGCGCGCCCGTGGAAGACGACGCCGGGCTGTGCGTGGCGCTTGCCTTTCCGGACCGGGTCGCCCGGCGTCGGGGGGCCGATGGCGCGGAGTGGCTGACGGTGGGTGGACGAGGGCTGAAGCTGGACCCCGCCGATCCGCTCGCCCGGCACGAATGGCTTGCCGTGGCCGAGGCGCAGGGCAGCGCCGCATCCGCCCGCATCCTTGCCGCGGCACCCATCGACGCCGCGCTGGTGGAGCGGCTTTTCGCCAGCCGGATCGTGACCGAACGGAGCGCCCGATATGATCCGGCGACACGCGCGGTCACGCCCGAACGCCGCCGCAGGCTGGGCGCGATCACGCTTTCGCGCGGGCCGGACAGCAGCGCCGAACCCGCCGCCGTCAGCGCCGCGCTGGAAGAGGCGGTGCGCGAACATGGCCTCCACCTGCTCCCCTGGCCCGAGGAAGCGCGCGCGCTTCAGGCCCGCGTCGGCTTTGTGCGGGGGCATGACTCCAGCCTCCCCGATCTTTCGGACGAAGCGCTTGGCCGGAGCATTGCCGAATGGCTGCCGCCGCTGCTTCAGAATATCCGGCGGCTGGACGCCATATCGCCCGAGCGGCTGAACCGCGTGCTTCAGGACATGCTTGGCTGGGAGGGCGGCCGCGCGCTGGAGCGCATGGCCCCTGCCCGGCTCGCGACCCCGGCGGGATCGAACCACGAGATCGACTATGCGGCGGACGGCGGCCCAACCGTTCATGTGCGCGTGCAGGCGCTGTTCGGGCTGAAGGCGCACCCCATGGTTGCGCGCGGAGCGGTACCGCTGACGCTGGCGCTGACCTCTCCCGCCGG contains the following coding sequences:
- the hrpB gene encoding ATP-dependent helicase HrpB; the encoded protein is MTALPVEAALPDLIAALDAASNAVLIAPPGAGKTTAVAPALLGRPWRDGKIIVLAPRRLAARAAAERMAELAGEAVGRTIGYRTRLDSKTSAATRIEVVTEGIFANRIQADPELAGVSAVLFDEAHERSLEGDTALALALDAQSALRPDLRLLVMSATLDGAAYARLMQDAPLIESEGRTFPLEYRYLGRDAGERIEDAMARAIRQALRENEGDVLAFLPGVAEIERTAERVGDMPGIALHRLHGSLSPQEQRAAVRAGSTRKLVLATAIAETSLTIDGVRVVVDSGLARRPRYDRGSGLTRLVTERVSRAAANQRAGRAGRQAPGIAYRLWDEQQTASLPPFDPPEILEADLSGLVLDLALWGVNDPASLRWLDPPPAAAVAEARDRLARLDALDADGRPTAHGREIARLPLPPRLGHMLIAARDHDAVATAARVAVLLGERGLGGKHADLSTRLRRWAESRDPRAASAARLASRWQGLVEPEGGSAPVEDDAGLCVALAFPDRVARRRGADGAEWLTVGGRGLKLDPADPLARHEWLAVAEAQGSAASARILAAAPIDAALVERLFASRIVTERSARYDPATRAVTPERRRRLGAITLSRGPDSSAEPAAVSAALEEAVREHGLHLLPWPEEARALQARVGFVRGHDSSLPDLSDEALGRSIAEWLPPLLQNIRRLDAISPERLNRVLQDMLGWEGGRALERMAPARLATPAGSNHEIDYAADGGPTVHVRVQALFGLKAHPMVARGAVPLTLALTSPAGRPIQTTRDLPGFWAGSWQAVAKEMRGRYPKHPWPDDPAAAAATVRTKKADARRSS